From the genome of Etheostoma spectabile isolate EspeVRDwgs_2016 chromosome 10, UIUC_Espe_1.0, whole genome shotgun sequence, one region includes:
- the glrbb gene encoding glycine receptor, beta b has translation MCIKKLAILLLVLALCVEGGSAKEKGTKKGKKKGKQVYCPSQLSSEDLARVPENSTSNILNRLLITYDPRIRPNFKGIPVEDRVNIFINSFGSIQETTMDYRVNIFLRQRWNDPRLKLPQDFKSDSLTVDPKMFKCLWKPDLFFANEKSANFHDVTQENILLFIFRNGDVLISMRLSVTLSCPLDLTLFPMDTQRCKMQLESFGYTTDDLRFMWQTGDPVQMDTIALPQFDIRQEDIDYGNCTKFYSGTGYYTCVEVIFTLRRQVGFYMMGVYAPTLLIVVLSWLSFWINPDASAARVPLGILSVLSLSSECTSLASELPKVSYVKAIDIWLIACLLFGFASLVEYAVVQVMLNSPKRIEAEKAKMASKEKAAGKSPTAKNNTVNGTGGTPLHVSTLHVAETRCKKVCTSKSDLRTNDFSIVGSLPRDFELSNFDCYGKPIDIASAHGKSHAKNNKKPPPPKPVIPSAAKRVDLYARALFPFSFLFFNVVYWSVYL, from the exons ATGTGCATTAAGAAGCTCGCCATCTTGCTCCTGGTCCTCGCTCTTTGTGTAGAGGGAGGATCTGCCAAAGAAAAAGGAACaaagaagggaaagaaaaaagggaagcaGGTTTACTGCCCATC ACAGCTGTCATCTGAGGATTTGGCCCGAGTCCCAGAAAATTCAACCAGTAACATCTTGAACAGGTTACTGATCACCTATGATCCCAGAATAAGGCCCAACTTCAAAG GAATTCCTGTGGAAGACAGAGTGAACATTTTCATCAACAGTTTTGGCTCCATCCAAGAAACAACCATG GATTACAGAGTCAACATCTTCCTGCGGCAGCGCTGGAACGACCCCAGGCTGAAGCTACCGCAGGACTTCAAGTCGGATTCTCTCACTGTCGATCCAAAGATGTTCAAATGTCTTTGGAAACCTGACCTGTTCTTCGCTAACGAGAAGAGTGCCAACTTTCATGACGTTACTCAGGAGAACattcttcttttcattttccgTAACGGGGACGTCCTCATCAGTATGAG GTTGTCCGTCACCCTTTCCTGTCCGCTAGATCTGACATTGTTCCCTATGGACACACAGAGGTGTAAGATGCAACTTGAAAGCT TTGGCTATACCACAGACGACCTGCGGTTTATGTGGCAGACCGGAGACCCAGTGCAAATGGACACCATCGCTCTGCCACAGTTTGATATCAGACAAGAAGATATTGATTATGGGAACTGTACCAAATTCTATTCTGGAACAG GGTACTACACCTGTGTAGAGGTTATCTTCACCCTAAGGAGACAGGTTGGCTTCTATATGATGGGTGTTTACGCCCCCACGCTGCTCATCGTAGTCCTCTCATGGCTGTCCTTCTGGATCAACCCTGATGCGAGTGCTGCCAGGGTGCCTTTGG GCATCCTCTCGGTGCTCTCTCTGTCCTCGGAGTGCACCTCCCTGGCATCGGAGCTGCCCAAAGTGTCCTACGTCAAGGCCATAGACATCTGGCTCATCGCTTGCCTGCTGTTTGGTTTCGCCTCGCTGGTGGAGTACGCTGTGGTTCAAGTGATGCTCAATAGCCCAAAGCGCATTGAAGCAGAGAAGGCCAAGATGGCATCCAAGGAGAAGGCTGCAGGGAAGAGCCCCACTGCCAAGAACAACACGGTCAACGGGACCGGAGGGACGCCGCTGCATGTCAGCACCTTGCAC GTGGCGGAGACTCGCTGTAAGAAGGTGTGCACCTCTAAATCAGACCTGCGGACCAACGACTTCAGCATCGTGGGCTCGCTCCCGCGGGACTTTGAGCTGTCAAACTTTGACTGCTACGGCAAGCCCATCGATATCGCCAGTGCTCACGGCAAATCCCATGCCAAGAACAACAAGAAACCTCCTCCCCCGAAACCAGTCATCCCCTCTGCTGCCAAAAGGGTTGACCTGTACGCCCGAGCCCTCTTCcctttctcctttctcttctttaaCGTGGTTTATTGGTCCGTATACTTGtga